One window from the genome of Crassostrea angulata isolate pt1a10 chromosome 2, ASM2561291v2, whole genome shotgun sequence encodes:
- the LOC128172356 gene encoding perlucin-like, which translates to MGSYLFPTLLIIIVSLKQSEGRCGHGRVEYGGKCYWFVKEPKTFFDALMVAYRARCQLLELQNKKEQWWLDLYLRLQGMNSVWLGFTDIQKEGHWIALSNRTKMTYSSWKRGEPNNAGGKEHCAVYTTDALGWIDYNCTGKLQFVCKY; encoded by the exons ATGGGAAGTTATCTGTTTCCAACATTACTGATTATAATTGTTTCTTTGAAACAAAGTGAAG GAAGATGTGGCCATGGTAGAGTAGAGTATGGCGGCAAATGCTATTGGTTTGTGAAGGaaccaaaaacattttttgatgcTTTG ATGGTCGCCTATCGGGCTAGATGCCAACTTCTTGAATTGCAGAACAAAAAAGAACAATGGTGGTTGGATTTATATTTACGTCTTCAAg GAATGAATAGCGTGTGGTTAGGATTTACAGATATCCAAAAAGAAGGTCATTGGATAGCCCTCTCTAACAGAACTAAGATGACCTATTCCAGCTGGAAAAGAGGCGAGCCGAACAATGCTGGTGGAAAGGAGCACTGTGCAGTATATACAACGGATGCTTTAGGCTGGATTGATTATAACTGTACAGGAAAATTACAGTTTGTGTGCAAATATTAA